A window of the Ostrea edulis chromosome 1, xbOstEdul1.1, whole genome shotgun sequence genome harbors these coding sequences:
- the LOC125678996 gene encoding lysosomal amino acid transporter 1 homolog isoform X1, with the protein MPVGLFPIGEAHYYGLTDDASNVTSTNCSSGIQWIYKVLGDCVEDPKGISSVALGLASIFAWMVVSIPQMVKNCRNIAGVEGISILLILQWTLGDATNLVGAILTNQLPLQIYLAIYFVFADLILFSQYLYYQIWKRKQANQQQGSGPRAVPKIVLCFTGAFIGTNLFGAAIYNSPLNRDQNMHIMHHSAGRSLLGTNLHHSAVIFHGFKDQMGYAIGVVSSIFYIGSRSAQLYKNYKRQSTDGLSVLMFWLAILGNLTYGLAILVRQLDSVYVIRHVPWLVGSLGVILLDASLLVQFKYYGSNGGYVRLYSQEIVVDQDIVQKGDQKKLSMSAAVLDSQGQYGAIITVQRFT; encoded by the exons ATGCCTGTTGGGCTTTTCCCCATCGGGGAAGCACACTACTATGGACTGACTGACGACGCCAGCAACGTGACCTCCACGAACTGTAGTTCTGGAATACAGTGGATCTACAAAGTCCTGGGAGACTGTGTGGAGGATCCCAAAGGAATCTCCTCCGTGGCCCTTGGGCTAGCATCCATTTTTGCCTGGATGGTTGTTAGCATTCC TCAGATGGTAAAGAATTGTCGAAATATTGCTGGTGTAGAGGGGATCTCAATATTGCTGATTCTCCAATGGACACTGGGAGACGCCACAAATTTAGTGGGAGCCATTCTTACGAATCAGTTACCTCTGCAG atctaCCTTGCCATATACTTTGTGTTTGCTGACCTCATTCTATTTTCTCAGTATCTctattaccaaatatggaagaGAAAACAGGCCAACC aacAACAAGGGAGTGGACCTAGAGCTGTGCCAAAAATAGTCCTGTGTTTTACTGGTGCCTTTATAGGAACCAATTTATTTGGGGCTGCTATTTATAATTCTCCACTGAATcgtgatcaaaatatgcataTAATGCATCACTCAGCTGGTAGGAGTTTACTTGGAACCAATTTACACCACAGTGCTGTGATATTTCAT GGTTTTAAAGATCAGATGGGTTATGCTATAGGAGTAGTCTCTAGTATATTTTACATAGGATCACGGTCAGCTCAGTTGTACAAAAAT TACAAAAGGCAGTCAACAGACGGACTGTCCGTTTTGATGTTCTGGCTTGCTATTTTGGGGAACTTGACGTATGGTCTTGCTATATTAGTACGACAACTGGACAGTGTGTATGTTATTCGACATGTCCCCTGGCTAGTGGGCAGTCTAGGGGTCATTCTTCTAGATGCTTCT TTATTGGTACAGTTTAAGTATTATGGATCTAATGGTGGCTATGTCAGACTGTACTCTCAGGAAATTGTTGTGGATCAAGATATTGTACAGAAAGGAGATCAAAAGAAATTGTCAATGAGTGCAGCTGTACTTGATTCTCAGGGCCAGTACGGGGCCATCATCACGGTTCAACGTTTTACTTAG
- the LOC125678996 gene encoding lysosomal amino acid transporter 1 homolog isoform X2 — MPVGLFPIGEAHYYGLTDDASNVTSTNCSSGIQWIYKVLGDCVEDPKGISSVALGLASIFAWMVVSIPQMVKNCRNIAGVEGISILLILQWTLGDATNLVGAILTNQLPLQIYLAIYFVFADLILFSQYLYYQIWKRKQANQQQGSGPRAVPKIVLCFTGAFIGTNLFGAAIYNSPLNRDQNMHIMHHSAGRSLLGTNLHHSAVIFHGFKDQMGYAIGVVSSIFYIGSRSAQLYKNYKRQSTDGLSVLMFWLAILGNLTYGLAILVRQLDSVYVIRHVPWLVGSLGVILLDASLVVQFKYYGSGEDFDRLSQEPLLQDQEIVVNGDHLKYDTIN, encoded by the exons ATGCCTGTTGGGCTTTTCCCCATCGGGGAAGCACACTACTATGGACTGACTGACGACGCCAGCAACGTGACCTCCACGAACTGTAGTTCTGGAATACAGTGGATCTACAAAGTCCTGGGAGACTGTGTGGAGGATCCCAAAGGAATCTCCTCCGTGGCCCTTGGGCTAGCATCCATTTTTGCCTGGATGGTTGTTAGCATTCC TCAGATGGTAAAGAATTGTCGAAATATTGCTGGTGTAGAGGGGATCTCAATATTGCTGATTCTCCAATGGACACTGGGAGACGCCACAAATTTAGTGGGAGCCATTCTTACGAATCAGTTACCTCTGCAG atctaCCTTGCCATATACTTTGTGTTTGCTGACCTCATTCTATTTTCTCAGTATCTctattaccaaatatggaagaGAAAACAGGCCAACC aacAACAAGGGAGTGGACCTAGAGCTGTGCCAAAAATAGTCCTGTGTTTTACTGGTGCCTTTATAGGAACCAATTTATTTGGGGCTGCTATTTATAATTCTCCACTGAATcgtgatcaaaatatgcataTAATGCATCACTCAGCTGGTAGGAGTTTACTTGGAACCAATTTACACCACAGTGCTGTGATATTTCAT GGTTTTAAAGATCAGATGGGTTATGCTATAGGAGTAGTCTCTAGTATATTTTACATAGGATCACGGTCAGCTCAGTTGTACAAAAAT TACAAAAGGCAGTCAACAGACGGACTGTCCGTTTTGATGTTCTGGCTTGCTATTTTGGGGAACTTGACGTATGGTCTTGCTATATTAGTACGACAACTGGACAGTGTGTATGTTATTCGACATGTCCCCTGGCTAGTGGGCAGTCTAGGGGTCATTCTTCTAGATGCTTCT TTGGTGGTGCAGTTTAAGTATTATGGGTCAGGTGAAGACTTCGACAGACTGTCTCAGGAACCATTGCTCCAAGATCAGGAAATTGTAGTAAATGGAGATCATCTCAAGTACGATACCATCAACTGA